TCTCTTTCTCACTTATTGGTCCGAGTGAGGCGGCTGGTCATGTTGTACTTGGTTGATCTGAGGGGCTTCTGGCTCTTTCTGGGCAGGATGGTGCTCCTGGGTTTCTCCAGGTGGTCCAGGATGACTTTCAGAACCTTGCTTTGGTTCTTCAGGCTTAGCTGTCGCGAATACAAAATGATATGAGCTTTCGAGTTCTCGATAAATCACGTTTTAGATGTAGCTTTCTCTACTCAAACCACCGTAAACCTTTCTTTTGCATACAAGTGGTTTTATTTCCAGACGAACAATGAACCCAATCACCTCCTCGGAGCTGCAACCCACCGTTAATTAAAGACAGTAGCAAAATGTCTACTGAACTGGAGATCACATCTGGTGAAGGTAGACCACCCAATGGATGGACCCagctagagccctgcgcgggactgcttttttaatcccgctcccgctgtttttaatcccgctcccgcaatgtgggttttccgctcccgccacatttgtggccaatcacgccccgCCTCCTTAACTGATTTCCCGCACAGTCCCgcaagttgttccctcacagcgtctcttatcttgctccgcccaggaacaaggcggagtcacaggaagtgacatcacatcacgtgactccgccttgttcctgggcggagcaagataggagacactgttatggagcagcgagaagacagccttgcaggactgcatgggattaccgggacccgcaggtacagtgcctgaccgcccgcagccccagcaagaccgcgggacccgcctcccaatgcagtccaaTCGCTAAATTAGCAACACTTCACATATAAGCGCTCACCCAGGGGTATTAGCAACATGATAAATAATCAATACCCAAGTCAAAGTTAATTCTAAGCAGCAATCCGTGCCCAGCGAGTAACCCCGCATGTGGTCAGACATGTTTGATCCGTACCTTTGTCATCTGCTGGATGGGGGGCCTCTGCCTGAAATTTGAGCTCGCCGTCGGGACCCACAGCGGCTCCCTGCTGGGACTttttctgttccatttgcaagACGGCCTGAAACAGAGAGGAGACGTTACAGCTCTCGGTGCCATACGAGATCAGGGTTCGTGAAGATCAGTAGCCAGCATTAGCGACAGAGCAATCGTTGGCTTCCAGTAcataaatggaaaagaaaaatcgATTCCACTAAAGACCAACTGGGGGTAAAACGAACTGGAGAGGCATTTCTTTTTAGAAACATTTGAATGCACTCCTCAAACCGATCTTGGTTTAGGGTCTGACAAATGTATGTGGAATTTCCGAGCggtcagatatatatattatatatttggggGGTATAATGTGCGGGACCCAGGGGTCAGGACGTCGGTACCTGGTGGTATTCCCTCTTCTGAGCATCCAGTTCTATATGTCTTTGCTGCAGGTCTTCGTGTTCTCGACGGAGCTCTTCGGCTCGCTGGTTGAGAGCGGCCTCCTGGGCAGCCAGCTCCTGCTCAAACTTACGCAGCTCTTCCTCGGTGTAAATCTGGGTCTCGTCCACGGTctcagacaaaaaaagaaagactctGTAATTTGCCATTCTTTGAGCTAAATTCAATTTGGGATTTGTAAGGAAGtggggtattttttatttagatgcAGGATTTAAAAAGGCGCTGTTCCccctactctgctgaatgtaaCATTTTCCCAATGAAGTGCATTCGGAACACCAATCCTGCTAACCATACTTAATTAAAAAGTGCAAGTAACATTTAGCGAGTGCTTCCCAAAGTGGGCAATACCACCCCCTGGGGGCGAAAACTGAAAAAACATTCATACGTTTCATCTGTTTTGTAAcagttaaaataaacacaaaatgcaagtTATAACTATAACCCAGTGCTCCCCAAAGTGGGCAATACCCCCCCCCTGGGGGCACTGGCACAATCCGGGTAGGTTTCCAGGGGGGGACGCTAAGTTTGGGAACATCTGGCAGTGGAACGACATCTTTAGGCGAGAATGCCTAGGTGAGAAGTAAAACGTTATAATCTCCCATTTAAGAATAATTTCTGGGCCAGGCCATCAACtgggaatacattttattttcctcaCCTCCCAGCCTCCGGGCTCGTTAAAATCTTTCCTTTCCGTGGATTTCAGGAACTCCTCTAGTGTGACCAAGCGATCGTGGTTGACATCAACCTGTAAGACCAGAGCTGGCGTTAGCCGCCGTCCAGACATCTTCAGAGCTCCCCATTCCTAACACCCGGTAACATTACTTATCACGGCAGCAGAAGCGACGCCGGAAAGAAATACGCACGTTTTTCATGACATGTTCTCTCATGCGCAGTCTTTCCTCTTCCATCTCCACCATATCGTCTTCTTCATTCTTGGGGTCATAGACCTTCTCCAGCTAATCAAACACAACACAAGAAGAAGGTCATCCAAAAATACCCTCAAAACAATTCTCGTAAAACCACAAGGCATTAATTATCACTGGAACACCCATCCCCTGCCCAACATTACAACTTAACAAACCAAAGAAACTTGGTCGTAGATGTAAGACAaaacataaatcaaatattGAGAGATCTCTGCCTTAACTTCCAGCTCAATCCATGGACTTGGTAACAaaattaatacaataataaaggaAAGTATCGGCAGGGTCATAATCTCTATCCCTTCCGTCTCACAGGTGCTTTTCCCAGCTAATGGCCAAAACACCAAGTCTATCAACCCATCAAAACCTCTTACTAGGGAGCAGCGAGTGATTGTTTGCCAACCAAGTAACAGCCTTCATACAAACAGCACTGAGGAACCACAGAAAGCAGCCCGTAGCACAGGACGTACACGCCGCTTTCCCACAGCGCAACGCAAAAAGAACAGTCTAAAGAAGCCACGGTTACTTCACGggcattttaatttaaaggccTCAAATTTAAAGGCCTCATCTGACCTCCTTAGTGAAGAGGGCCTCCAGCTCCTGATCATCCAGAACTCCATCTCCATTGGTGtctgaaacacaaaacaaaatataccagTGAATACACGCAGTGCAAGAATTGTccctttataacaaaaaaattgaatagGAACCATACTGCTAGACGTTCTAGGTGTCGTTTAAGAGGTCCCAACAATAAATCATTTGTACATACACGTCCATAGGTAATACATGCAAattatcaaaacatttactaaaaaCATTCTCGACATTTCGTTTGATAAAAAGCATCACATGGTTCTAAAATGATAAAGTACTCAAATCATGACTTCTGTAACCATTAGATTTTCTATACCGTGTAACTTGAAGAATGTTTTTGGGTTGAAGTCATTAGGATCCAAGCCATCGGTTTCTTCCCAAACCTCCTTTAGCTGATCCATGCTCCCCTAGTGAAGGAACGGAATAAGAAGACGTCATCACATACAAATGCTTCAATAGGTATATGGCTGCTTCAACTCCTTAACGACCAGTGACGTAGGGGATACGTCACGGCGAACTTGTCTTTGAGGACCTAAGATTGTATCCCCTATGTCATGGGGTTTTGACAGCGTCAGGGTGGAACTCTGCCTGTGAACAGAGATCAGGCCATCAAAATTGACAGCCTAGTCTCCCCCACTGACAGCTGGGGGGGTCAAAATTTGCGACTCGGAGTCAGATCGAATGTTGCATTCTATAGGGATTTTTAAAGCACAAATGGAAGTTCTGGTATTTCCCTCCGGCAACGTCATCACCGACGTCACCATGGATTCCTTTGGATTTGGCAGGGGCTCGGAAAGATTGTAGAGACCCTGATCGTGTCTCCTGCCATAgtattttaaagggttaaactgttTTCAGCTACATGTTTCAGTAgatgtttataataatatattatgagAGGCATCTTGGGTAAGAAACATGCCAGAACAAAAGGAGAGCGGACAAAGGGCCAAGAACACTCGGTGGGAAGAGAAGGATTGGGCAATACTTGGGAACAGCAAACAACGAGGTGATGAACTACTTTGCATGAGAAGCCCCCGTGGTCTCCTTCGGACAGGAGCGTGGAAGATTCCACTGTTTGGATGTCCTGAAGTTCGGCTTACATTACAACATCAGCCAAGCAAAAGTCATCATCTAGATGCTTGCATAGTGTGGAGAAAAATACACTATCATGTCTAATCCTAAAACATGTGGCCATTTTATTTCCCAAGACAAGTAGACCCCGTCCTGACAGCCCTCAGAGAGACCTATTACTAAAAAGTGCCATTTCAGGAGAATGATGCGTGAATGACAAAGCAAAGCGCGTAACTTGTAGCACACTTGAGGGGTTTCGGAGAGCTGAACACCCATTCGTTTTGCAGAGGTCTCAAGGCTGTGGGTAATTCTGGAGCGTTTCCTATGCAAAAAAAGCCTACTTTCTATTGGAAAATGTGCCATAGATCCTTCAAAATTCCAGCTTTTGCCATGCTAGCTCTTTGAGAAGAACCGCtcatatttaatcattttaacacACTCTCAGCGCAATTGTAACTTTGGTTTTATTAGCAGGAACTTACTGGAACGTTGATCTTGGGATGCTCCTTGTGCTTCTTTTTCATCTCCTCATAGTGGGCTtcctccattttcctcttctcctCATCCAGGGACTTGAGATACTCCCGTCGCTCATGTTCCTTCAGCATTTCGTAGCGTTTGAACTCCTCGTGGCGAGCAGCATCATAGTTCTCCAGGTCCTTGGTGGCCTGAAGTCGGGACATTATGTACAGCAGTACAGTTAAGCTCATCTATCATGATTGTCGGCTACTCCTCTTGCCAAACCCTAAGttttacactaaataaaattattggttggcagcctgtggcagattTAGCATTAGTATATATTCCATGCTACAGAATACGATGGCTCTATATCATATTCTGTATCATGGGGATATTTGGGAGCTAAACTATGCCTCAGTGTCCTGAAATCTTTAATAACCGCTATTAGGTACCACTACTACTCCATGATTGGGATTTCTTTATTGCAAAAGTACCTCTCATCTACCGGCTCTTCCAGGAGAATCCTCCCTCATCAAACACACAGAACGCGAAATAAAGGCTGCAGGCTCTCACTTACTGCCTGAATGAGAAGCTCCAGGTCCCGGGCCTCAAATGTATGTTGATTCTGGGGATCCAGGTGCTCAAACTGCTTCAGGAGACTCATGTGGTCAATCTGGACATCTGAGGGACAGAACGGGTTGCACATTGTAGTTTCGTCAGCAGCCATATCGTGACACTTCACAGATCGGCCAGTTAGAAAAATAACAGTGCCTTTATCAACGCTAATGCTCGCTAACAACGTGAATGAATTATTCTGATCAATTAGACATTAAGAACTAAGATATAAGAGAGATATCGATCCAACAGAAGATGGCGTCTGTATTTGAAGTtaatacttttttgttgttgccaaTACATACAGAGAGATAGAGaatcacataagctttcagggtCTCAGAATTCTCTTCTGCATATGGTTTTCCACCAGCAGAATAAGAAAGCTTATTCTATGTGTgatcaataaaattaaataaaatcaatatatacatatgtatatgacCTTTCATGACCTGCACGGGTCAAGGGAAACAGATGTCCATCCAGTTCTATACATATTAAGCTACTAGCACCTATACGCTGGCGTGTAATTCTATtatgtacatacacatgtacGCACACAAAAAGCACGGAGCACAATCCCTACAGATAGGCAATATATCTGTATGTTGTATTAGATGTGTGTCTCCGGTGTAGCAAACATTTCCTTACTCTCTTCCATTGTGGCGTCCATCTTTGCCTTGAGTAGCATTCGGAGTCTGGACACCTCCTGCCTCTTCAGCTCATCGAGCTTGGTCCTCACATGGTGGCTGACGAAATCAAGCTCCTTGCTTAGTTTACCGCTCTGAAAGAGACGTAAAAACATTCTTTAGAGAAGCGACAAAGAAtctctccatgcatttgcaaggggccactcagctgtcatatgcataaaaatacatgtgtttTGCACTCTCCTGCTTCCGATCTACCCTGTGCTGATCACACTATGagcagcaagcagggctccttAGCCTTGCTGATCTCAATGTGCATGAACAACCAGTGGGGGGGAGCAATCAGACATCTCAGCAGGGACCCCATGCTGGATCACTCATCTCCCCCCAAAGAGCTTCCCGTGGGGGTCAGCAGTAACAGTGTATCGGCGCTCACATcacctgcccttacacacaatcATTCGGCTACTCCTGACAGAGGGAGATGTCCCTGCCGCTGTGAAAGGCGTATGACGTACAGGTACCTTCTAAGGGTAATCGTGCCACCACTTTTGTGCGTTTACCTCCATTGGgtattaaaggggttaaaccttTAACAAGTTGGACCCCAGGAGCAATAAGTATGTATAGTTCCGCCCCGTGCCAGACCTATCACTTGACTATTTACTCTTCTGCAACCGAACAGACAGTTCTTAGCGCGGGGTTAAAAGGTGCTTTGTATTTACACAGCGTCATGTGGATTCGGCCGGGGCGGAAGTTCAGAGTACGCAGAGATAATCTCCAAGGATAACAGTCATTTCACGGCTGGCTGCTTTACAGGAACTCCCTTACCTTGATGTCATCAGCATTAGCGGCCTGAAGCTTTTCCCGGAAGTGGCCATCCGTCTCCAGGACATCGATTACCTCCCGCAGGTAACGGTCATAGTAGAGCCCGGTGTCCTGCAGGAAAGCAAAGTGAATGTAAGAGCTACGGGGCGCAGGCCGATTCACAAAAAAGCTACTGACCGACGTACTTACTGCTGGCTCCGGAGGAGGCTCGGCTTCTTTCTTTGGAGTGGCCCGCTCTATAGGCACCGCATGCCCAACGCCCAGGATGGCCACCAACAGGAGAAACCGGACCATCATCTTGCTGCAGAACAAAAGTGAAATGTACCATTatggtcacatgacaattaagctgtcctggcaaaaatacaaatgaggacgcaattaaagaattatttggtCTTCCACATCTTTAACTGTGAGACTCTAATGCTATTATCAAGATTCCAATGCCATTTATTTACCCTAAAAGCCTTACTCTTACTCAATGAGTAACATTGGGCCATTCCGACAGGCCACTAGCATATCCCCACCATACCCGTTCTATAGGGTAGGGAAGTAACTATATTGGTTAGAACTCCAGTTTATAGAAATAGTTAAAGTTAATTAGCATAAGAGGGGGGCAGTCGGGGGGCCCCCTCCAAAAGGGGGAGCAGCCAGGCACCCTTTtgaataatgtattataatcAAGCCAGCATAAGCCTCATGCATTACTCGAAAAGATGGCCTCTGGATAATCTCCATTAACTCCCAAACAGGCATCTTAGGACCCCTTATCCTCTTCCATCCTCAACAGGAGGCATCCAACCGCTTAAATGCCTCCAACTTGCACAAGGGACCCTCATCGCCTCCATGTCACCATCCCCAAGACCCTCCTGTCCTCCATCCCCGAGACCCTCCTGTCATCCGTGTCACCATCCCCAAGACCCTCCTGTCCTCCATCCCCGAGACCCTCCTGTCCTCCATGTCACCATCCCCGAGACCCTCCTGTCCTCCATGTCACCATCCCCGAGACCCTCCTGTCCTCCATCACCGAGACCCTCCTGTCCTCCATCACCGAGACCCTCCTGTCCTCCATCACCGAGACCCTCCTGTCCTCCATGTCACCATCCTCGAGACCCTCCTGTCCTCCATGTCACCATCCTCGAGACCCTCCTGTCCTCCATGTCACCATCCTCGAGACCCTTCTGTCCCCCATCCCCGAAGGCTGGTGTCTGACCCCTTAGCCTCCTCTATTGACGAATACTGACCCCTCAGCACCCTACCCAAAACCACAGAGAGACACCTGCGCCCCTTACCCTTCTGAGCCCCCCACCCCACTAATGCCGGAGACAACAGGGAGCAGCAACCCCCATTAAACCCGTCCTACCCGGTCATACACCGCCAACAAAAACCTACTCAGCGATTAACTACCGGATCGATTGCCACAGGTTCCACGACACCCTTCCGGCTCGGAACGTCACCACTCCCAGCCCACAGCGAGAGCCGCCTACGGTCGCATTCATATGACGCGAGGCTAGTGCCGTATCCATAGCAACGTGTAGCAACAGAGATGAAGTTaggataaaatgaaatacatagaaaaaaatctatatgtatatatatatataaaaaaaaatcagaaaaaatatatataacaagaaaacagaaaaagttatatacatattaaaaataagtaaaaacatgaaatatgtaTCCATAACGTTAAAAGAACTGAtacatacaattatatatatatatatatatatatatatatatatatataaaaaagaaacatgtgaCATAAAAGGTGATTCTggttgtcaccatagcaacctatGACATGTTCCTGGCTTCCTGCTAAATGGACCTTTTTCACTACATCTTCACTACAGAAATCATGTTTTACCCAAAACTATAATGGTTTAGGTGGATTTCATTACGTATAAGAGACACCAAAATAAACTGTATCGATCCACCAAATGATGGTCTAAtgaatattctgtatattataaacgttatacattttatgtatatattttttgttaactcAATTATCAAAGTAATGTGTCTCTACTGCCCataagagctgacaatctaaacCTACCTTTAAGGCAGAAGT
This window of the Spea bombifrons isolate aSpeBom1 chromosome 12, aSpeBom1.2.pri, whole genome shotgun sequence genome carries:
- the NUCB1 gene encoding nucleobindin-1 isoform X2: MMVRFLLLVAILGVGHAVPIERATPKKEAEPPPEPADTGLYYDRYLREVIDVLETDGHFREKLQAANADDIKSGKLSKELDFVSHHVRTKLDELKRQEVSRLRMLLKAKMDATMEENVQIDHMSLLKQFEHLDPQNQHTFEARDLELLIQAATKDLENYDAARHEEFKRYEMLKEHERREYLKSLDEEKRKMEEAHYEEMKKKHKEHPKINVPGSMDQLKEVWEETDGLDPNDFNPKTFFKLHDTNGDGVLDDQELEALFTKELEKVYDPKNEEDDMVEMEEERLRMREHVMKNVDVNHDRLVTLEEFLKSTERKDFNEPGGWETVDETQIYTEEELRKFEQELAAQEAALNQRAEELRREHEDLQQRHIELDAQKREYHQAVLQMEQKKSQQGAAVGPDGELKFQAEAPHPADDKAKPEEPKQGSESHPGPPGETQEHHPAQKEPEAPQINQVQHDQPPHSDQ
- the NUCB1 gene encoding nucleobindin-1 isoform X1 encodes the protein MTGKMMVRFLLLVAILGVGHAVPIERATPKKEAEPPPEPADTGLYYDRYLREVIDVLETDGHFREKLQAANADDIKSGKLSKELDFVSHHVRTKLDELKRQEVSRLRMLLKAKMDATMEENVQIDHMSLLKQFEHLDPQNQHTFEARDLELLIQAATKDLENYDAARHEEFKRYEMLKEHERREYLKSLDEEKRKMEEAHYEEMKKKHKEHPKINVPGSMDQLKEVWEETDGLDPNDFNPKTFFKLHDTNGDGVLDDQELEALFTKELEKVYDPKNEEDDMVEMEEERLRMREHVMKNVDVNHDRLVTLEEFLKSTERKDFNEPGGWETVDETQIYTEEELRKFEQELAAQEAALNQRAEELRREHEDLQQRHIELDAQKREYHQAVLQMEQKKSQQGAAVGPDGELKFQAEAPHPADDKAKPEEPKQGSESHPGPPGETQEHHPAQKEPEAPQINQVQHDQPPHSDQ